In one Tripterygium wilfordii isolate XIE 37 chromosome 22, ASM1340144v1, whole genome shotgun sequence genomic region, the following are encoded:
- the LOC119992027 gene encoding RNA-binding protein 25-like isoform X2 — protein MAEAPAPPATEDPSFQSSDPDNPTSQTSQTDPASASAAPAPPQQQSSTPVAPIPNPNPSPALVPPTPPPVAYYAPPPISGASVLPLSVPSFRPVPQFSPIPNYQNPGVPPPGVSSAPGSVPAPMMPYQVLPGQAMNPAMRPYAPMPNGFVATPQGTMNPAGLPRYLSPYPAMVRPAFPPRPVGAVGMLPGVARPLVPGIPGVRPVIPPIMRPVVPSVTPVEKPQTTVYIGKIAPTADNDFMLSLLRVCGPVKSWKRAQDPSDGTPRGFGFFEFESADGVLRALRLLSKFNIDGQELVLNVNQGTREYLERYVKKKTENAKKPKEGQAAEDGREGDGASGVKKNEELKSSAEDLKEENDAKSKDNNDVANFGIVTDEDMEGDQDALKKLTNMIDERLKTKPLPPPPAEIPADSSGHGNPDLPARLREGDSDVDITKNANDRNDDETTSDNKATSEPDKPETSSPERSRRYDRRSRDRDRDRDRDVKGDKEREIERYERDAERERVRKEREQRRKIEEAEREYVERLKEWEYRERDREKQRHQEKEKEKERERKRKKEILYDEEDEDDDSRKRWRRSALEDKRRRRQREKEDDLTDRLKEEEEIAEAKRRAEEEQQQQQLQRDALKLLSGHVINGNEKKITAKETSSEVENKAADQAYQDVGNLHHLGNEALRNGTTTNEDSATVANAEPELQQSGNAPARKLGFGLVGSGKRTSVPSVFHVEDDDDAHKDKKMRPLVPIDYSTEELQFVQPSVSGAQPVNLAAAAEFAKHISHVASKEEKPDAEKERSRRSHDRSNRRDRDRNDEDKSRNRDENKGKTYDRETEREVKTPDTKKLLDAKQLIDMIPKTKEELFSYEINWAVYDKHELHVRMRPWISKKITEFLGEEETTLVDYIVSSTQDHVKASQMLEQLQSILDEEAEMFVLKMWRMLIFEIKKVETGLSVKSRS, from the exons ATGGCTGAGGCCCCAGCCCCTCCAGCAACCGAAGACCCCAGCTTCCAATCATCGGACCCCGATAACCCAACGTCGCAAACTTCCCAAACTGATCCAGCGTCCGCATCCGCTGCGCCAGCTCCGCCGCAACAGCAGTCCTCAACACCAGTAGCGCCAATCCCTAACCCTAATCCGAGTCCGGCTCTAGTGCCCCCAACGCCCCCTCCAGTGGCCTACTATGCGCCACCACCAATCTCCGGTGCATCCGTTCTCCCTCTTAGTGTCCCATCTTTTCGTCCGGTTCCGCAGTTCTCGCCGATTCCGAATTACCAAAACCCTGGCGTGCCGCCACCTGGTGTGAGTTCCGCACCTGGATCGGTGCCTGCGCCCATGATGCCGTATCAAGTTCTGCCCGGTCAGGCTATGAATCCGGCAATGAGACCTTATGCTCCAATGCCGAATGGTTTTGTGGCTACTCCGCAAGGGACTATGAATCCAGCCG gACTTCCCCGATATCTTTCTCCATACCCAGCTATGGTTAGGCCTGCTTTTCCTCCACGACCAGTTGGAGCAGTTGGCATGCTTCCAGGAGTGGCACGTCCCCTTGTTCCAGGTATCCCGGGAGTTCGGCCAGTTATACCTCCTATTATGAGGCCAGTTGTGCCTTCCGTTACACCAGTGGAGAAACCTCAGACTACAGTATACATTGGCAAGATAGCACCAACAGCGGATAATGATTTTATGCTCTCTCTCCTTCGG GTCTGCGGACCTGTCAAGAGCTGGAAGAGAGCACAAGATCCCTCAGATGGGACTCCTAGAGGCTTTGGATTCTTTGAATTTGAGTCAGCTGATGGGGTCTTACGTGCATTAAGACTGCttagtaaatttaatattgatgGGCAGGAGCTGGTG TTAAATGTTAATCAAGGAACGAGAGAATATCTTGAGCGATATGTGaagaagaaaactgaaaatgcaaAGAAGCCAAAGGAAGGTCAAGCTGCTGAGGATGGGAGAGAAGGGGATGGTGCTTCAGGTGTTAAGAAGAATGAAGAACTTAAATCGTCTGCGGAAGACTTGAAGGAGGAAAATGATGCGAAGAGCAAAGATAACAATGATGTTGCCAACTTTGGGATTGTGACTGATGAAGACATGGAAGGTGATCAAGATGCCCTAAAGAAGCTTACAAACATGATAGATGAGAGGTTAAAGACCAAACCACTACCTCCACCTCCTGCAGAAATACCTGCTGATAGTTCTGGGCATGGAAACCCAGACTTGCCAGCTAGATTGAGGGAAGGAGACTCTGATGTAGATATAACTAAAAATG CCAATGATAGAAATGATGATGAGACTACTAGTGACAACAAAGCAACGAGTGAGCCTGATAAGCCTGAAACAAGCTCACCTGAAAGGAGTAGAAGATATGACAGAAGAAGCAGAgatagagacagagacagagacagagatgTAAAAGGAGACAAGGAACGAGAAATTGAGAGATACGAAAGAGATGCAGAGCGAGAACGAGTAAGGAAAGAGAGGgagcaaagaagaaaaatagaggAGGCTGAGCGTGAGTATGTGGAGCGCCTTAAAGAGTGGGAGTATAGAGAACGAGACAGAGAGAAGCAGCGACAccaggagaaggagaaggaaaaagaaagggaacGTAAGCGCAAGAAGGAGATTCTttatgatgaagaagatgaggatgatgattcAAGGAAAAGGTGGCGAAGGAGTGCGCTGGAGGATAAAAGGAGGAGGAGACAGCGTGAAAAAGAGGATGACTTGACCGACAGgctaaaagaagaggaagaaattgcCGAGGCCAAGAGGAGGGCCGAGGaagaacagcagcagcagcaactaCAAAGAGATGCATTGAAACTTTTGTCCGGACATGTTATCAATggaaatgagaaaaaaataacGGCCAAAGAAACCAGTTCTGAAGTTGAAAATAAAGCAGCTGATCAGGCTTACCAGGATGTAGGTAATCTACACCATTTAG GCAACGAAGCTTTACGGAATGGTACTACTACTAATGAAGATTCAGCCACAGTGGCAAATGCTGAACCAGAATTGCAGCAGAGTGGCAACGCCCCCGCAAGAAAGTTGGGGTTTGGTTTAGTTGGTTCTGGAAAACGAACTTCTGTTCCTTCCGTGTTCCATgtggaagatgatgatgatgcacaCAAGGATAAAAAGATGAGGCCCCTGGTTCCCATTGATTATTCAACTGAGGAACTGCAGTTTGTCCAACCTAGTGTTTCTGGAGCACAACCTGTAAATCTGGCTGCTGCGGCAGAGTTTGCGAAGCACATCTCACATGTTGCTTCTAAAGAAGAGAAGCCTGATGCAGAAAAGGAAAGAAGCAGACGTTCTCATGATCGTTCAAATAGAAGGGATAGAGACCGGAATGATGAGGATAAGAGTCGCAACAGAGATGAGAACAAAGGGAAGACTTATGATCGAGAGACGGAGCGAGAGGTGAAGACACCAGATACTAAGAAGCTCTTAGATGCAAAACAACTGATTGATATGATCCCGAAGACCAAGGAGGAATTGTTCTCATATGAAATAAATTGGGCTGTGTATGACAAG CACGAACTGCACGTGAGAATGAGACCATGGATATCCAAGAAAATTACAGAGTTCTTGGGAGAGGAAGAAACCACCCTTGTAGATTACATTGTATCGAGTACTCAAGATCATGTGAAAGCATCCCAAATGCTGGAGCAGCTTCAGTCTATATTAGATGAAGAGGCTGAAATGTTTGTCCTGAAGATGTGGAGGATGCTCATTTTTGAAATTAAGAAGGTGGAGACGGGTCTTTCAGTGAAGTCAAGAAGCTAG
- the LOC119992027 gene encoding RNA-binding protein 25-like isoform X1 produces the protein MAEAPAPPATEDPSFQSSDPDNPTSQTSQTDPASASAAPAPPQQQSSTPVAPIPNPNPSPALVPPTPPPVAYYAPPPISGASVLPLSVPSFRPVPQFSPIPNYQNPGVPPPGVSSAPGSVPAPMMPYQVLPGQAMNPAMRPYAPMPNGFVATPQGTMNPAGLPRYLSPYPAMVRPAFPPRPVGAVGMLPGVARPLVPGIPGVRPVIPPIMRPVVPSVTPVEKPQTTVYIGKIAPTADNDFMLSLLRVCGPVKSWKRAQDPSDGTPRGFGFFEFESADGVLRALRLLSKFNIDGQELVLNVNQGTREYLERYVKKKTENAKKPKEGQAAEDGREGDGASGVKKNEELKSSAEDLKEENDAKSKDNNDVANFGIVTDEDMEGDQDALKKLTNMIDERLKTKPLPPPPAEIPADSSGHGNPDLPARLREGDSDVDITKNDAANDRNDDETTSDNKATSEPDKPETSSPERSRRYDRRSRDRDRDRDRDVKGDKEREIERYERDAERERVRKEREQRRKIEEAEREYVERLKEWEYRERDREKQRHQEKEKEKERERKRKKEILYDEEDEDDDSRKRWRRSALEDKRRRRQREKEDDLTDRLKEEEEIAEAKRRAEEEQQQQQLQRDALKLLSGHVINGNEKKITAKETSSEVENKAADQAYQDVGNLHHLGNEALRNGTTTNEDSATVANAEPELQQSGNAPARKLGFGLVGSGKRTSVPSVFHVEDDDDAHKDKKMRPLVPIDYSTEELQFVQPSVSGAQPVNLAAAAEFAKHISHVASKEEKPDAEKERSRRSHDRSNRRDRDRNDEDKSRNRDENKGKTYDRETEREVKTPDTKKLLDAKQLIDMIPKTKEELFSYEINWAVYDKHELHVRMRPWISKKITEFLGEEETTLVDYIVSSTQDHVKASQMLEQLQSILDEEAEMFVLKMWRMLIFEIKKVETGLSVKSRS, from the exons ATGGCTGAGGCCCCAGCCCCTCCAGCAACCGAAGACCCCAGCTTCCAATCATCGGACCCCGATAACCCAACGTCGCAAACTTCCCAAACTGATCCAGCGTCCGCATCCGCTGCGCCAGCTCCGCCGCAACAGCAGTCCTCAACACCAGTAGCGCCAATCCCTAACCCTAATCCGAGTCCGGCTCTAGTGCCCCCAACGCCCCCTCCAGTGGCCTACTATGCGCCACCACCAATCTCCGGTGCATCCGTTCTCCCTCTTAGTGTCCCATCTTTTCGTCCGGTTCCGCAGTTCTCGCCGATTCCGAATTACCAAAACCCTGGCGTGCCGCCACCTGGTGTGAGTTCCGCACCTGGATCGGTGCCTGCGCCCATGATGCCGTATCAAGTTCTGCCCGGTCAGGCTATGAATCCGGCAATGAGACCTTATGCTCCAATGCCGAATGGTTTTGTGGCTACTCCGCAAGGGACTATGAATCCAGCCG gACTTCCCCGATATCTTTCTCCATACCCAGCTATGGTTAGGCCTGCTTTTCCTCCACGACCAGTTGGAGCAGTTGGCATGCTTCCAGGAGTGGCACGTCCCCTTGTTCCAGGTATCCCGGGAGTTCGGCCAGTTATACCTCCTATTATGAGGCCAGTTGTGCCTTCCGTTACACCAGTGGAGAAACCTCAGACTACAGTATACATTGGCAAGATAGCACCAACAGCGGATAATGATTTTATGCTCTCTCTCCTTCGG GTCTGCGGACCTGTCAAGAGCTGGAAGAGAGCACAAGATCCCTCAGATGGGACTCCTAGAGGCTTTGGATTCTTTGAATTTGAGTCAGCTGATGGGGTCTTACGTGCATTAAGACTGCttagtaaatttaatattgatgGGCAGGAGCTGGTG TTAAATGTTAATCAAGGAACGAGAGAATATCTTGAGCGATATGTGaagaagaaaactgaaaatgcaaAGAAGCCAAAGGAAGGTCAAGCTGCTGAGGATGGGAGAGAAGGGGATGGTGCTTCAGGTGTTAAGAAGAATGAAGAACTTAAATCGTCTGCGGAAGACTTGAAGGAGGAAAATGATGCGAAGAGCAAAGATAACAATGATGTTGCCAACTTTGGGATTGTGACTGATGAAGACATGGAAGGTGATCAAGATGCCCTAAAGAAGCTTACAAACATGATAGATGAGAGGTTAAAGACCAAACCACTACCTCCACCTCCTGCAGAAATACCTGCTGATAGTTCTGGGCATGGAAACCCAGACTTGCCAGCTAGATTGAGGGAAGGAGACTCTGATGTAGATATAACTAAAAATG ATGCAGCCAATGATAGAAATGATGATGAGACTACTAGTGACAACAAAGCAACGAGTGAGCCTGATAAGCCTGAAACAAGCTCACCTGAAAGGAGTAGAAGATATGACAGAAGAAGCAGAgatagagacagagacagagacagagatgTAAAAGGAGACAAGGAACGAGAAATTGAGAGATACGAAAGAGATGCAGAGCGAGAACGAGTAAGGAAAGAGAGGgagcaaagaagaaaaatagaggAGGCTGAGCGTGAGTATGTGGAGCGCCTTAAAGAGTGGGAGTATAGAGAACGAGACAGAGAGAAGCAGCGACAccaggagaaggagaaggaaaaagaaagggaacGTAAGCGCAAGAAGGAGATTCTttatgatgaagaagatgaggatgatgattcAAGGAAAAGGTGGCGAAGGAGTGCGCTGGAGGATAAAAGGAGGAGGAGACAGCGTGAAAAAGAGGATGACTTGACCGACAGgctaaaagaagaggaagaaattgcCGAGGCCAAGAGGAGGGCCGAGGaagaacagcagcagcagcaactaCAAAGAGATGCATTGAAACTTTTGTCCGGACATGTTATCAATggaaatgagaaaaaaataacGGCCAAAGAAACCAGTTCTGAAGTTGAAAATAAAGCAGCTGATCAGGCTTACCAGGATGTAGGTAATCTACACCATTTAG GCAACGAAGCTTTACGGAATGGTACTACTACTAATGAAGATTCAGCCACAGTGGCAAATGCTGAACCAGAATTGCAGCAGAGTGGCAACGCCCCCGCAAGAAAGTTGGGGTTTGGTTTAGTTGGTTCTGGAAAACGAACTTCTGTTCCTTCCGTGTTCCATgtggaagatgatgatgatgcacaCAAGGATAAAAAGATGAGGCCCCTGGTTCCCATTGATTATTCAACTGAGGAACTGCAGTTTGTCCAACCTAGTGTTTCTGGAGCACAACCTGTAAATCTGGCTGCTGCGGCAGAGTTTGCGAAGCACATCTCACATGTTGCTTCTAAAGAAGAGAAGCCTGATGCAGAAAAGGAAAGAAGCAGACGTTCTCATGATCGTTCAAATAGAAGGGATAGAGACCGGAATGATGAGGATAAGAGTCGCAACAGAGATGAGAACAAAGGGAAGACTTATGATCGAGAGACGGAGCGAGAGGTGAAGACACCAGATACTAAGAAGCTCTTAGATGCAAAACAACTGATTGATATGATCCCGAAGACCAAGGAGGAATTGTTCTCATATGAAATAAATTGGGCTGTGTATGACAAG CACGAACTGCACGTGAGAATGAGACCATGGATATCCAAGAAAATTACAGAGTTCTTGGGAGAGGAAGAAACCACCCTTGTAGATTACATTGTATCGAGTACTCAAGATCATGTGAAAGCATCCCAAATGCTGGAGCAGCTTCAGTCTATATTAGATGAAGAGGCTGAAATGTTTGTCCTGAAGATGTGGAGGATGCTCATTTTTGAAATTAAGAAGGTGGAGACGGGTCTTTCAGTGAAGTCAAGAAGCTAG
- the LOC119992027 gene encoding RNA-binding protein 25-like isoform X4 codes for MCGLPRYLSPYPAMVRPAFPPRPVGAVGMLPGVARPLVPGIPGVRPVIPPIMRPVVPSVTPVEKPQTTVYIGKIAPTADNDFMLSLLRVCGPVKSWKRAQDPSDGTPRGFGFFEFESADGVLRALRLLSKFNIDGQELVLNVNQGTREYLERYVKKKTENAKKPKEGQAAEDGREGDGASGVKKNEELKSSAEDLKEENDAKSKDNNDVANFGIVTDEDMEGDQDALKKLTNMIDERLKTKPLPPPPAEIPADSSGHGNPDLPARLREGDSDVDITKNDAANDRNDDETTSDNKATSEPDKPETSSPERSRRYDRRSRDRDRDRDRDVKGDKEREIERYERDAERERVRKEREQRRKIEEAEREYVERLKEWEYRERDREKQRHQEKEKEKERERKRKKEILYDEEDEDDDSRKRWRRSALEDKRRRRQREKEDDLTDRLKEEEEIAEAKRRAEEEQQQQQLQRDALKLLSGHVINGNEKKITAKETSSEVENKAADQAYQDVGNLHHLGNEALRNGTTTNEDSATVANAEPELQQSGNAPARKLGFGLVGSGKRTSVPSVFHVEDDDDAHKDKKMRPLVPIDYSTEELQFVQPSVSGAQPVNLAAAAEFAKHISHVASKEEKPDAEKERSRRSHDRSNRRDRDRNDEDKSRNRDENKGKTYDRETEREVKTPDTKKLLDAKQLIDMIPKTKEELFSYEINWAVYDKHELHVRMRPWISKKITEFLGEEETTLVDYIVSSTQDHVKASQMLEQLQSILDEEAEMFVLKMWRMLIFEIKKVETGLSVKSRS; via the exons ATGTGTG gACTTCCCCGATATCTTTCTCCATACCCAGCTATGGTTAGGCCTGCTTTTCCTCCACGACCAGTTGGAGCAGTTGGCATGCTTCCAGGAGTGGCACGTCCCCTTGTTCCAGGTATCCCGGGAGTTCGGCCAGTTATACCTCCTATTATGAGGCCAGTTGTGCCTTCCGTTACACCAGTGGAGAAACCTCAGACTACAGTATACATTGGCAAGATAGCACCAACAGCGGATAATGATTTTATGCTCTCTCTCCTTCGG GTCTGCGGACCTGTCAAGAGCTGGAAGAGAGCACAAGATCCCTCAGATGGGACTCCTAGAGGCTTTGGATTCTTTGAATTTGAGTCAGCTGATGGGGTCTTACGTGCATTAAGACTGCttagtaaatttaatattgatgGGCAGGAGCTGGTG TTAAATGTTAATCAAGGAACGAGAGAATATCTTGAGCGATATGTGaagaagaaaactgaaaatgcaaAGAAGCCAAAGGAAGGTCAAGCTGCTGAGGATGGGAGAGAAGGGGATGGTGCTTCAGGTGTTAAGAAGAATGAAGAACTTAAATCGTCTGCGGAAGACTTGAAGGAGGAAAATGATGCGAAGAGCAAAGATAACAATGATGTTGCCAACTTTGGGATTGTGACTGATGAAGACATGGAAGGTGATCAAGATGCCCTAAAGAAGCTTACAAACATGATAGATGAGAGGTTAAAGACCAAACCACTACCTCCACCTCCTGCAGAAATACCTGCTGATAGTTCTGGGCATGGAAACCCAGACTTGCCAGCTAGATTGAGGGAAGGAGACTCTGATGTAGATATAACTAAAAATG ATGCAGCCAATGATAGAAATGATGATGAGACTACTAGTGACAACAAAGCAACGAGTGAGCCTGATAAGCCTGAAACAAGCTCACCTGAAAGGAGTAGAAGATATGACAGAAGAAGCAGAgatagagacagagacagagacagagatgTAAAAGGAGACAAGGAACGAGAAATTGAGAGATACGAAAGAGATGCAGAGCGAGAACGAGTAAGGAAAGAGAGGgagcaaagaagaaaaatagaggAGGCTGAGCGTGAGTATGTGGAGCGCCTTAAAGAGTGGGAGTATAGAGAACGAGACAGAGAGAAGCAGCGACAccaggagaaggagaaggaaaaagaaagggaacGTAAGCGCAAGAAGGAGATTCTttatgatgaagaagatgaggatgatgattcAAGGAAAAGGTGGCGAAGGAGTGCGCTGGAGGATAAAAGGAGGAGGAGACAGCGTGAAAAAGAGGATGACTTGACCGACAGgctaaaagaagaggaagaaattgcCGAGGCCAAGAGGAGGGCCGAGGaagaacagcagcagcagcaactaCAAAGAGATGCATTGAAACTTTTGTCCGGACATGTTATCAATggaaatgagaaaaaaataacGGCCAAAGAAACCAGTTCTGAAGTTGAAAATAAAGCAGCTGATCAGGCTTACCAGGATGTAGGTAATCTACACCATTTAG GCAACGAAGCTTTACGGAATGGTACTACTACTAATGAAGATTCAGCCACAGTGGCAAATGCTGAACCAGAATTGCAGCAGAGTGGCAACGCCCCCGCAAGAAAGTTGGGGTTTGGTTTAGTTGGTTCTGGAAAACGAACTTCTGTTCCTTCCGTGTTCCATgtggaagatgatgatgatgcacaCAAGGATAAAAAGATGAGGCCCCTGGTTCCCATTGATTATTCAACTGAGGAACTGCAGTTTGTCCAACCTAGTGTTTCTGGAGCACAACCTGTAAATCTGGCTGCTGCGGCAGAGTTTGCGAAGCACATCTCACATGTTGCTTCTAAAGAAGAGAAGCCTGATGCAGAAAAGGAAAGAAGCAGACGTTCTCATGATCGTTCAAATAGAAGGGATAGAGACCGGAATGATGAGGATAAGAGTCGCAACAGAGATGAGAACAAAGGGAAGACTTATGATCGAGAGACGGAGCGAGAGGTGAAGACACCAGATACTAAGAAGCTCTTAGATGCAAAACAACTGATTGATATGATCCCGAAGACCAAGGAGGAATTGTTCTCATATGAAATAAATTGGGCTGTGTATGACAAG CACGAACTGCACGTGAGAATGAGACCATGGATATCCAAGAAAATTACAGAGTTCTTGGGAGAGGAAGAAACCACCCTTGTAGATTACATTGTATCGAGTACTCAAGATCATGTGAAAGCATCCCAAATGCTGGAGCAGCTTCAGTCTATATTAGATGAAGAGGCTGAAATGTTTGTCCTGAAGATGTGGAGGATGCTCATTTTTGAAATTAAGAAGGTGGAGACGGGTCTTTCAGTGAAGTCAAGAAGCTAG
- the LOC119992027 gene encoding RNA-binding protein 25-like isoform X3: MCSHALTDLHKCFFLCVGLPRYLSPYPAMVRPAFPPRPVGAVGMLPGVARPLVPGIPGVRPVIPPIMRPVVPSVTPVEKPQTTVYIGKIAPTADNDFMLSLLRVCGPVKSWKRAQDPSDGTPRGFGFFEFESADGVLRALRLLSKFNIDGQELVLNVNQGTREYLERYVKKKTENAKKPKEGQAAEDGREGDGASGVKKNEELKSSAEDLKEENDAKSKDNNDVANFGIVTDEDMEGDQDALKKLTNMIDERLKTKPLPPPPAEIPADSSGHGNPDLPARLREGDSDVDITKNDAANDRNDDETTSDNKATSEPDKPETSSPERSRRYDRRSRDRDRDRDRDVKGDKEREIERYERDAERERVRKEREQRRKIEEAEREYVERLKEWEYRERDREKQRHQEKEKEKERERKRKKEILYDEEDEDDDSRKRWRRSALEDKRRRRQREKEDDLTDRLKEEEEIAEAKRRAEEEQQQQQLQRDALKLLSGHVINGNEKKITAKETSSEVENKAADQAYQDVGNLHHLGNEALRNGTTTNEDSATVANAEPELQQSGNAPARKLGFGLVGSGKRTSVPSVFHVEDDDDAHKDKKMRPLVPIDYSTEELQFVQPSVSGAQPVNLAAAAEFAKHISHVASKEEKPDAEKERSRRSHDRSNRRDRDRNDEDKSRNRDENKGKTYDRETEREVKTPDTKKLLDAKQLIDMIPKTKEELFSYEINWAVYDKHELHVRMRPWISKKITEFLGEEETTLVDYIVSSTQDHVKASQMLEQLQSILDEEAEMFVLKMWRMLIFEIKKVETGLSVKSRS, from the exons ATGTGTAGTCATGCACTGACAGATCTGCATAAAtgcttttttttgtgtgtaggACTTCCCCGATATCTTTCTCCATACCCAGCTATGGTTAGGCCTGCTTTTCCTCCACGACCAGTTGGAGCAGTTGGCATGCTTCCAGGAGTGGCACGTCCCCTTGTTCCAGGTATCCCGGGAGTTCGGCCAGTTATACCTCCTATTATGAGGCCAGTTGTGCCTTCCGTTACACCAGTGGAGAAACCTCAGACTACAGTATACATTGGCAAGATAGCACCAACAGCGGATAATGATTTTATGCTCTCTCTCCTTCGG GTCTGCGGACCTGTCAAGAGCTGGAAGAGAGCACAAGATCCCTCAGATGGGACTCCTAGAGGCTTTGGATTCTTTGAATTTGAGTCAGCTGATGGGGTCTTACGTGCATTAAGACTGCttagtaaatttaatattgatgGGCAGGAGCTGGTG TTAAATGTTAATCAAGGAACGAGAGAATATCTTGAGCGATATGTGaagaagaaaactgaaaatgcaaAGAAGCCAAAGGAAGGTCAAGCTGCTGAGGATGGGAGAGAAGGGGATGGTGCTTCAGGTGTTAAGAAGAATGAAGAACTTAAATCGTCTGCGGAAGACTTGAAGGAGGAAAATGATGCGAAGAGCAAAGATAACAATGATGTTGCCAACTTTGGGATTGTGACTGATGAAGACATGGAAGGTGATCAAGATGCCCTAAAGAAGCTTACAAACATGATAGATGAGAGGTTAAAGACCAAACCACTACCTCCACCTCCTGCAGAAATACCTGCTGATAGTTCTGGGCATGGAAACCCAGACTTGCCAGCTAGATTGAGGGAAGGAGACTCTGATGTAGATATAACTAAAAATG ATGCAGCCAATGATAGAAATGATGATGAGACTACTAGTGACAACAAAGCAACGAGTGAGCCTGATAAGCCTGAAACAAGCTCACCTGAAAGGAGTAGAAGATATGACAGAAGAAGCAGAgatagagacagagacagagacagagatgTAAAAGGAGACAAGGAACGAGAAATTGAGAGATACGAAAGAGATGCAGAGCGAGAACGAGTAAGGAAAGAGAGGgagcaaagaagaaaaatagaggAGGCTGAGCGTGAGTATGTGGAGCGCCTTAAAGAGTGGGAGTATAGAGAACGAGACAGAGAGAAGCAGCGACAccaggagaaggagaaggaaaaagaaagggaacGTAAGCGCAAGAAGGAGATTCTttatgatgaagaagatgaggatgatgattcAAGGAAAAGGTGGCGAAGGAGTGCGCTGGAGGATAAAAGGAGGAGGAGACAGCGTGAAAAAGAGGATGACTTGACCGACAGgctaaaagaagaggaagaaattgcCGAGGCCAAGAGGAGGGCCGAGGaagaacagcagcagcagcaactaCAAAGAGATGCATTGAAACTTTTGTCCGGACATGTTATCAATggaaatgagaaaaaaataacGGCCAAAGAAACCAGTTCTGAAGTTGAAAATAAAGCAGCTGATCAGGCTTACCAGGATGTAGGTAATCTACACCATTTAG GCAACGAAGCTTTACGGAATGGTACTACTACTAATGAAGATTCAGCCACAGTGGCAAATGCTGAACCAGAATTGCAGCAGAGTGGCAACGCCCCCGCAAGAAAGTTGGGGTTTGGTTTAGTTGGTTCTGGAAAACGAACTTCTGTTCCTTCCGTGTTCCATgtggaagatgatgatgatgcacaCAAGGATAAAAAGATGAGGCCCCTGGTTCCCATTGATTATTCAACTGAGGAACTGCAGTTTGTCCAACCTAGTGTTTCTGGAGCACAACCTGTAAATCTGGCTGCTGCGGCAGAGTTTGCGAAGCACATCTCACATGTTGCTTCTAAAGAAGAGAAGCCTGATGCAGAAAAGGAAAGAAGCAGACGTTCTCATGATCGTTCAAATAGAAGGGATAGAGACCGGAATGATGAGGATAAGAGTCGCAACAGAGATGAGAACAAAGGGAAGACTTATGATCGAGAGACGGAGCGAGAGGTGAAGACACCAGATACTAAGAAGCTCTTAGATGCAAAACAACTGATTGATATGATCCCGAAGACCAAGGAGGAATTGTTCTCATATGAAATAAATTGGGCTGTGTATGACAAG CACGAACTGCACGTGAGAATGAGACCATGGATATCCAAGAAAATTACAGAGTTCTTGGGAGAGGAAGAAACCACCCTTGTAGATTACATTGTATCGAGTACTCAAGATCATGTGAAAGCATCCCAAATGCTGGAGCAGCTTCAGTCTATATTAGATGAAGAGGCTGAAATGTTTGTCCTGAAGATGTGGAGGATGCTCATTTTTGAAATTAAGAAGGTGGAGACGGGTCTTTCAGTGAAGTCAAGAAGCTAG